In one window of Megalopta genalis isolate 19385.01 chromosome 4, iyMegGena1_principal, whole genome shotgun sequence DNA:
- the LOC117223061 gene encoding uncharacterized protein LOC117223061 isoform X5 — MIDLTVKTLDSQNHAFSLEDDQITVRGFKEHIAESVALPADSQRLIYCGRVLQDDKKLIDYDVNGKVIHLVQRAPPQPGQRRNDGAQGQGQSPGVPVWQNPQRTHYRVTRTQMHGNAMYVGAMAVPAEMVEGHAVPQLSNSLSRCRLLLAERMLQRANALIERLPDQNAAENTTTTTTTTTTSSSSSSTSAMPETNQPPPLAQQVHVQQIETEHFPFSNNDGRGISGTRLPETIAAAIAVALSAAGASGSEDNVEAAPANDASEENQPQPDNQPQQSQPSQSEQQRAASQPARPPMMAQLLEQLMDTQRNLRTYVDRYRELMVEDRALPRGGGPGSVEESQRIVNVVSESLHYLSHACHALSDISVDMSQEPPRNLRCRPIIIQQSTILQPGLPIQVETHFSIHGQNSNNNNTNEESSQTASTAVQTETNETNPEGNNQQQEQPQSPFGAVFNLPNDMVVMEVSPESNMDTASGSEQTQPGETNNNNNNAGRLSGPAGAFSWSSTPPDFIRNVIQAVAGHVMQGGIGTSTITTQSLPTGGQQTVSSLDGNTNAGQSTQARSNVGTHPTTSTQTRSTSRQQAHPLNVGMSIGQGLEFDPFLPCNSHHIRRAPSGTSNTVTSMLQRARSNHPSTTETPPQSQTATTLTTTNNDTNTTNTTSTTTTNNTTSTNTTSNTNSTNTTTTTNTTSIPAASSSTSSSSSSSSPSSSSSRASPVMNLVHQILGGAIDETHPDIDEINFRYSYYMPRPNLGSVVDMALNYGQTPYTMLFGSQSPSITEENFLLSLTSLMVQNMTMSDLMSLQHGDWKPICHQRMPLLTFLVRTFPDASTEELQELAVNRLLTQLKPHLQSLSAELDSNDGYNVGIDVCATIECLLQRHLKHIIQLLLAVDVSNITFAQETVNILQTLRRQFHAVLRYFHFNDGVRRLRTIIKRFLTERLQGYEPTLRYWMQELFIPSSTNGIHPPQPGDDILSILRYKMPTTLSDSESESEPETEPMETKAAEERTTLEIPPPEDGEEIPATFPNHEQLPSVNLSDWVPIIAQDSVRQRRQLQIQRLTNGGGVGAFSDAYLGTLPTKRRKLIEQQKPRLLISPTPNHSAISASMERLVRESVTRAGVEEVAGAAVAVAVDPGVRRAFGQAIRDCLNPFRYESPDFPDPLRFPNATKYFADQDSTPKQ, encoded by the exons ATGATTGACCTAACAGTAAAGACTTTGGATTCACAAAATCATGCTTTTTCTTTGGAAGACGAC CAAATTACTGTACGAGGCTTCAAAGAACACATAGCAGAATCAGTTGCATTACCAGCAGACTCACAAAGACTTATTTATTGTGGTAGAGTCCTTCAAGATGACAAAAAGTTAATTGATTAtg ATGTTAATGGAAAAGTGATACATTTGGTGCAACGTGCACCACCGCAACCTGGTCAAAGAAGAAACGATGGAGCTCAAGGTCAAGGCCAAAGTCCTGGAGTACCAGTTTGGCAAAATCCACAAAGAACACATTACCGAGTCACTAGAACACAAATGCATGGTAATGCCATGTATGTGGGTGCAATGGCAGTaccagcagagatggtcgaagGACATG CAGTACCTCAACTGAGCAACAGTCTATCGCGTTGCCGTCTGCTATTGGCAGAACGAATGCTACAACGTGCAAATGCGCTCATAGAAAGACTTCCGGATCAGAATGCTGCAGAGAATACtacaactactactactactactactacttcttcttcttcttcttctacttctgCTATGCCTGAAACTAACCAACCGCCACCTTTAGCTCAGCAAGTGCATGTACAGCAAATAGAAACAGAACATTT TCCTTTTAGTAATAATGACGGCAGAGGAATCAGCGGCACCAGATTACCAGAGACTATTGCCGCAGCAATTGCAGTTGCTTTATCTGCAGCTGGAGCAA GTGGCAGCGAAGACAATGTGGAGGCAGCACCGGCAAACGATGCCAGTGAAGAAAATCAGCCACAACCAGATAATCAGCCACAACAGTCACAACCATCGCAATCTGAACAACAGAGAGCTGCATCGCA ACCAGCGCGGCCTCCAATGATGGCACAACTGCTGGAGCAATTAATGGATACTCAACGTAATTTACGAACTTATGTCGACCGTTATCGCGAGCTTATGGTAGAGGACCGAGCATTACCTCGAGGA GGAGGACCCGGAAGTGTTGAAGAAAGTCAGAGAATAGTGAATGTTGTCAGTGAAAGCTTACATTACTTGTCTCATGCTTGCCATGCATTAAGCGACATAAGTGTTGATATGAGTCAAGAACCACCTAGAAATCTGAGATGCAGACCGATTATTATTCAACAATCAACGATTTTACAGCCTGGACTCCCCATTCAGGTAGAG ACCCATTTTAGTATACATGGTCAAAATTCAAATAACAATAATACTAATGAAGAGAGTAGTCAAACTGCAAGTACAGCTGTCCAAACAGAAACAAATGAAACTAATCCGGAAGGAAAtaatcaacaacaagaacaaccgcaATCTCCATTcg GTGCAGTTTTCAACTTACCGAACGATATGGTGGTGATGGAAGTTAGTCCTGAAAGTAATATGGATACTGCATCTGGAAGTGAACAGACACAGCCTGGTGAAactaataacaacaacaacaatgcTG GAAGGCTAAGCGGTCCTGCCGGTGCATTTTCTTGGAGTTCAACGCCACCTGACTTTATACGAAACGTGATACAAGCTGTCGCTGGTCATGTGATGCAAGGTGGTATTGGTACTTCCACAATTACTACTCAAAGTCTACCAACTGGAGGACAACAAACAGTTTCGTCGCTCGATGGAAATACAAATGCTGGTCAAAGTACGCAAGCACG AAGTAACGTTGGTACTCATCCTACCACGTCAACGCAGACTAGAAGTACGTCGCGACAACAAGCACATCCTTTAAATGTTGGAATGAGTATAGGCCAAGGGCTTGAATTTGATCCGTTCCTTCCTTGTAATTCGCATCATATTCGACGAGCACCATCTGGTACATCCAATACAGTTACTTCTATGTTACAAAGAGCTCGATCAAATCACCCGTCTACAACTGAAACTCCGCCTCAATCTCAAACTG cAACAACTTTAACAACTACCAACAATGACACTAATACCACAAATACAACTTCAACAACTACTACCAATAACACAACTTCTACAAATACCACTTCAAATACTAATTCTACGAACACCACCACAACTACTAATACAACATCGATACCGGCAGCATCATCTTCTACATCATCGTCATCTTCTTCATCAtcaccatcatcatcatcatcacgtGCAAGTCCCGTTATGAATTTAGTGCATCAGATACTAGGAGGGGCTATAGATGAGACAC ATCCCGATATCGACGAAATTAATTTTAGGTATTCTTACTATATGCCCAGACCAAACTTAGGATCGGTAGTAGACAT GGCTTTGAATTATGGACAAACACCTTACACAATGCTGTTTGGTTCACAGAGTCCAAGCATTACCGAAGAAAACTTCCTTCTAAGCCTAACCTCATTAATG GTACAAAATATGACAATGTCAGATCTCATGAGTTTACAACATGGAGATTGGAAACCAATTTGTCATCAAAGAATGCCATTATTAACATTTTTAGTACGCACTTTTCCTGATGCTTCTACAGAAGAACTTCAAGAGCTGGCTGTGAATCGACTGTTAACACAACTTAAACCACATTTGCAAAGCCTGTCAGCAGAATTAGATAGTAATGATGGATATAACGTCGGTATAGATGTTTGTGCAACCATAGAATGTTTGCTTCAACGTCATCTCAAACATATTATACAATTACTGTTGGCTGTTG ACGTTAGCAATATTACATTTGCGCAAGAAACTGTCAATATTCTACAGACTTTGAGGAGACAATTTCACGCAGTACTCCGATATTTCCACTTTAATGATGGTGTAAGGAGATTGAGAACTATTATAAAACGTTTCTTG ACTGAGAGGTTACAAGGCTATGAACCTACTTTACGATATTGGATGCAAGAACTATTTATACCTTCTTCTACTAATGGGATACATCCTCCACAACCTGGGGACGATATTCTTTCCATTTTAAGATACAAAATGCCGACAACACTTTCAGACTCAGAATCTGAATCAGAGCCTGAGACAGAG CCTATGGAGACTAAAGCTGCGGAAGAAAGAACAACTTTAGAAATTCCTCCACCAGAGGATGGAGAAGAAATTCCAGCGACGTTTCCAAACCACGAACAATTACCTTCAGTAAATTTATCT GACTGGGTACCAATCATTGCTCAGGATAGCGTAAGGCAACGTCGTCAGTTGCAAATACAACGCTTGACAAACGGCGGAGGTGTAGGGGCATTCAGCGATGCCTATTTAGGCACACTGCCTACCAAACGTCGTAAATTAATTGAACAACAAAAACCACGGTTATTGATTAGTCCTACGCCTAATCATTCTGCAATATCTGCATCCATGGAACGTTTAGTCAGAGAAAGTGTAACCCGTGCAGGCGTGGAAGAAGTTGCTGGCGCTGCTGTTGCTGTCGCAGTAGATCCTGGTGTCAGACGTGCATTTGGTCAAGCGATTAGAGACTGCTTGAATCCATTCAGATACGAATCACCAGATTTCCCAGATCCCTTACGTTTTCCTAATGCTACTAAATATTTTGCAGATCAAGATAGTACACCTAAACAATAA
- the LOC117223061 gene encoding uncharacterized protein LOC117223061 isoform X1 has translation MIDLTVKTLDSQNHAFSLEDDQITVRGFKEHIAESVALPADSQRLIYCGRVLQDDKKLIDYDVNGKVIHLVQRAPPQPGQRRNDGAQGQGQSPGVPVWQNPQRTHYRVTRTQMHGNAMYVGAMAVPAEMVEGHAVPQLSNSLSRCRLLLAERMLQRANALIERLPDQNAAENTTTTTTTTTTSSSSSSTSAMPETNQPPPLAQQVHVQQIETEHFPFSNNDGRGISGTRLPETIAAAIAVALSAAGASNVTLYRGGSEDNVEAAPANDASEENQPQPDNQPQQSQPSQSEQQRAASQPARPPMMAQLLEQLMDTQRNLRTYVDRYRELMVEDRALPRGGGPGSVEESQRIVNVVSESLHYLSHACHALSDISVDMSQEPPRNLRCRPIIIQQSTILQPGLPIQVETHFSIHGQNSNNNNTNEESSQTASTAVQTETNETNPEGNNQQQEQPQSPFGAVFNLPNDMVVMEVSPESNMDTASGSEQTQPGETNNNNNNAGRLSGPAGAFSWSSTPPDFIRNVIQAVAGHVMQGGIGTSTITTQSLPTGGQQTVSSLDGNTNAGQSTQARSNVGTHPTTSTQTRSTSRQQAHPLNVGMSIGQGLEFDPFLPCNSHHIRRAPSGTSNTVTSMLQRARSNHPSTTETPPQSQTATTLTTTNNDTNTTNTTSTTTTNNTTSTNTTSNTNSTNTTTTTNTTSIPAASSSTSSSSSSSSPSSSSSRASPVMNLVHQILGGAIDETHPDIDEINFRYSYYMPRPNLGSVVDMALNYGQTPYTMLFGSQSPSITEENFLLSLTSLMVQNMTMSDLMSLQHGDWKPICHQRMPLLTFLVRTFPDASTEELQELAVNRLLTQLKPHLQSLSAELDSNDGYNVGIDVCATIECLLQRHLKHIIQLLLAVDVSNITFAQETVNILQTLRRQFHAVLRYFHFNDGVRRLRTIIKRFLTERLQGYEPTLRYWMQELFIPSSTNGIHPPQPGDDILSILRYKMPTTLSDSESESEPETEPMETKAAEERTTLEIPPPEDGEEIPATFPNHEQLPSVNLSDWVPIIAQDSVRQRRQLQIQRLTNGGGVGAFSDAYLGTLPTKRRKLIEQQKPRLLISPTPNHSAISASMERLVRESVTRAGVEEVAGAAVAVAVDPGVRRAFGQAIRDCLNPFRYESPDFPDPLRFPNATKYFADQDSTPKQ, from the exons ATGATTGACCTAACAGTAAAGACTTTGGATTCACAAAATCATGCTTTTTCTTTGGAAGACGAC CAAATTACTGTACGAGGCTTCAAAGAACACATAGCAGAATCAGTTGCATTACCAGCAGACTCACAAAGACTTATTTATTGTGGTAGAGTCCTTCAAGATGACAAAAAGTTAATTGATTAtg ATGTTAATGGAAAAGTGATACATTTGGTGCAACGTGCACCACCGCAACCTGGTCAAAGAAGAAACGATGGAGCTCAAGGTCAAGGCCAAAGTCCTGGAGTACCAGTTTGGCAAAATCCACAAAGAACACATTACCGAGTCACTAGAACACAAATGCATGGTAATGCCATGTATGTGGGTGCAATGGCAGTaccagcagagatggtcgaagGACATG CAGTACCTCAACTGAGCAACAGTCTATCGCGTTGCCGTCTGCTATTGGCAGAACGAATGCTACAACGTGCAAATGCGCTCATAGAAAGACTTCCGGATCAGAATGCTGCAGAGAATACtacaactactactactactactactacttcttcttcttcttcttctacttctgCTATGCCTGAAACTAACCAACCGCCACCTTTAGCTCAGCAAGTGCATGTACAGCAAATAGAAACAGAACATTT TCCTTTTAGTAATAATGACGGCAGAGGAATCAGCGGCACCAGATTACCAGAGACTATTGCCGCAGCAATTGCAGTTGCTTTATCTGCAGCTGGAGCAAGTAATGTCACATTATATAGAG GTGGCAGCGAAGACAATGTGGAGGCAGCACCGGCAAACGATGCCAGTGAAGAAAATCAGCCACAACCAGATAATCAGCCACAACAGTCACAACCATCGCAATCTGAACAACAGAGAGCTGCATCGCA ACCAGCGCGGCCTCCAATGATGGCACAACTGCTGGAGCAATTAATGGATACTCAACGTAATTTACGAACTTATGTCGACCGTTATCGCGAGCTTATGGTAGAGGACCGAGCATTACCTCGAGGA GGAGGACCCGGAAGTGTTGAAGAAAGTCAGAGAATAGTGAATGTTGTCAGTGAAAGCTTACATTACTTGTCTCATGCTTGCCATGCATTAAGCGACATAAGTGTTGATATGAGTCAAGAACCACCTAGAAATCTGAGATGCAGACCGATTATTATTCAACAATCAACGATTTTACAGCCTGGACTCCCCATTCAGGTAGAG ACCCATTTTAGTATACATGGTCAAAATTCAAATAACAATAATACTAATGAAGAGAGTAGTCAAACTGCAAGTACAGCTGTCCAAACAGAAACAAATGAAACTAATCCGGAAGGAAAtaatcaacaacaagaacaaccgcaATCTCCATTcg GTGCAGTTTTCAACTTACCGAACGATATGGTGGTGATGGAAGTTAGTCCTGAAAGTAATATGGATACTGCATCTGGAAGTGAACAGACACAGCCTGGTGAAactaataacaacaacaacaatgcTG GAAGGCTAAGCGGTCCTGCCGGTGCATTTTCTTGGAGTTCAACGCCACCTGACTTTATACGAAACGTGATACAAGCTGTCGCTGGTCATGTGATGCAAGGTGGTATTGGTACTTCCACAATTACTACTCAAAGTCTACCAACTGGAGGACAACAAACAGTTTCGTCGCTCGATGGAAATACAAATGCTGGTCAAAGTACGCAAGCACG AAGTAACGTTGGTACTCATCCTACCACGTCAACGCAGACTAGAAGTACGTCGCGACAACAAGCACATCCTTTAAATGTTGGAATGAGTATAGGCCAAGGGCTTGAATTTGATCCGTTCCTTCCTTGTAATTCGCATCATATTCGACGAGCACCATCTGGTACATCCAATACAGTTACTTCTATGTTACAAAGAGCTCGATCAAATCACCCGTCTACAACTGAAACTCCGCCTCAATCTCAAACTG cAACAACTTTAACAACTACCAACAATGACACTAATACCACAAATACAACTTCAACAACTACTACCAATAACACAACTTCTACAAATACCACTTCAAATACTAATTCTACGAACACCACCACAACTACTAATACAACATCGATACCGGCAGCATCATCTTCTACATCATCGTCATCTTCTTCATCAtcaccatcatcatcatcatcacgtGCAAGTCCCGTTATGAATTTAGTGCATCAGATACTAGGAGGGGCTATAGATGAGACAC ATCCCGATATCGACGAAATTAATTTTAGGTATTCTTACTATATGCCCAGACCAAACTTAGGATCGGTAGTAGACAT GGCTTTGAATTATGGACAAACACCTTACACAATGCTGTTTGGTTCACAGAGTCCAAGCATTACCGAAGAAAACTTCCTTCTAAGCCTAACCTCATTAATG GTACAAAATATGACAATGTCAGATCTCATGAGTTTACAACATGGAGATTGGAAACCAATTTGTCATCAAAGAATGCCATTATTAACATTTTTAGTACGCACTTTTCCTGATGCTTCTACAGAAGAACTTCAAGAGCTGGCTGTGAATCGACTGTTAACACAACTTAAACCACATTTGCAAAGCCTGTCAGCAGAATTAGATAGTAATGATGGATATAACGTCGGTATAGATGTTTGTGCAACCATAGAATGTTTGCTTCAACGTCATCTCAAACATATTATACAATTACTGTTGGCTGTTG ACGTTAGCAATATTACATTTGCGCAAGAAACTGTCAATATTCTACAGACTTTGAGGAGACAATTTCACGCAGTACTCCGATATTTCCACTTTAATGATGGTGTAAGGAGATTGAGAACTATTATAAAACGTTTCTTG ACTGAGAGGTTACAAGGCTATGAACCTACTTTACGATATTGGATGCAAGAACTATTTATACCTTCTTCTACTAATGGGATACATCCTCCACAACCTGGGGACGATATTCTTTCCATTTTAAGATACAAAATGCCGACAACACTTTCAGACTCAGAATCTGAATCAGAGCCTGAGACAGAG CCTATGGAGACTAAAGCTGCGGAAGAAAGAACAACTTTAGAAATTCCTCCACCAGAGGATGGAGAAGAAATTCCAGCGACGTTTCCAAACCACGAACAATTACCTTCAGTAAATTTATCT GACTGGGTACCAATCATTGCTCAGGATAGCGTAAGGCAACGTCGTCAGTTGCAAATACAACGCTTGACAAACGGCGGAGGTGTAGGGGCATTCAGCGATGCCTATTTAGGCACACTGCCTACCAAACGTCGTAAATTAATTGAACAACAAAAACCACGGTTATTGATTAGTCCTACGCCTAATCATTCTGCAATATCTGCATCCATGGAACGTTTAGTCAGAGAAAGTGTAACCCGTGCAGGCGTGGAAGAAGTTGCTGGCGCTGCTGTTGCTGTCGCAGTAGATCCTGGTGTCAGACGTGCATTTGGTCAAGCGATTAGAGACTGCTTGAATCCATTCAGATACGAATCACCAGATTTCCCAGATCCCTTACGTTTTCCTAATGCTACTAAATATTTTGCAGATCAAGATAGTACACCTAAACAATAA